The following proteins are encoded in a genomic region of Thunnus maccoyii chromosome 8, fThuMac1.1, whole genome shotgun sequence:
- the clp1 gene encoding polyribonucleotide 5'-hydroxyl-kinase Clp1 — protein MATEGAEKTSEDAPVPGKVSTRFDLEKETELRFEVEAGEAAEQVELELLTGMAEVFGSELNRNKKYIFGPGSKIAVFTWQGCSVNLYGKPEVSYVSKDTPMLLYLNTHAALEQMRKQAERDNERGPRVMVVGPTDVGKSTVCRLLLSYAVRVGRRPTLVELDVGQSGVSVPGTVSALCIERPADVEEGFSVQAPLVYHFGSTTPGTNIKLYNKLTSCLAEVFSQRCEVNRKASVGGCIINTCGWVKGSGYQALVHCASAFEVDVVLVLDHERLYNELKRDLPHFVRVVLLPKSGGVVERSKECRRDTRDEKIREYFYGFRGLSFYPFSYEVRFSDVRIYKIGAPSIPDSCLPLGMSQDDTQLKLVPVTPGRDLTYHVLSVSSAEDGEEGARKGIVESPVCGFIVVTNVDTQAQVMKVLSPAPRPLPRHTLLIMDIRFMDMK, from the exons ATGGCAACAGAGGGTGCAGAAAAGACGAGCGAGGATGCTCCAGTACCTGGAAAAGTCAGCACTAGGTTTGATCTGGAGAAGGAGACTGAACTACGGTTTGAGGTGGAGGCAGGAGAGGCTGCAGAACAAGTTGAGCTGGAGCTCCTCACAGGAATGGCTGAGGTCTTTGGCTCAGAGCTGAACCGCAACAAGAAGTACATATTTGGACCAGGCTCCAAGATTGCAGTTTTCACCTGGCAAGGCTGCAGTGTGAATCTTTATGGGAAGCCAGAG GTGTCTTACGTGTCCAAGGATACTCCCATGCTGCTCTACTTGAACACACACGCTGCCCTGGAACAGATGAGAAAACAGGCAGAGCGGGACAATGAGAGGGGGCCGAGG GTGATGGTGGTGGGACCTACTGATGTGGGGAAGTCGACCGTGTGCCGGCTGCTTCTGAGCTATGCTGTGAGAGTGGGCAGGAGGCCCACACTGGTGGAACTGGATGTCGGGCAGAGTGGG GTGTCTGTACCTGGGACAGTGTCGGCACTGTGCATTGAGCGTCCAGCAGATGTGGAGGAGGGTTTCTCAGTCCAGGCTCCTCTGGTCTACCACTTTGGCTCAACTACACCAGGGACCAACATCAAACTGTACAATAAG CTGACATCATGCCTGGCCGAGGTGTTTTCCCAGCGCTGTGAGGTGAACAGGAAGGCCAGCGTGGGCGGCTGTATCATCAATACCTGTGGCTGGGTGAAGGGCTCTGGATACCAGGCTCTGGTCCACTGTGCATCTGCCTTTGAGGTGGATGTGGTGCTGGTGCTGGACCATGAGAGGCTCTACAATGAATTAAAAAGGGACCTCCCGCACTTTGTCCGGGTTGTGCTCTTACCCAAGTCTGGGGGGGTGGTGGAGCGCTCCAAGGAGTGCCGGCGGGACACTCGGGATGAGAAGATCCGAGAGTACTTCTACGGCTTCCGTGGACTGTCCTTCTACCCTTTCTCCTACGAAGTGCGTTTCTCCGATGTCCGCATCTACAAGATTGGGGCACCATCCATCCCAGACTCGTGTCTGCCACTGGGAATGTCTCAGGATGACACACAGCTGAAGCTTGTGCCCGTGACGCCAGGGAGAGACCTCACATATCATGTGCTGAGCGTGAGCAGTGCAGAGGACGGAGAGGAAGGCGCTAGAAAGGGTATAGTGGAGAGTCCTGTGTGCGGCTTTATTGTGGTGACTAATGTGGACACACAAGCACAGGTGATGAAAGTGCTGTCCCCGGCACCCAGACCACTGCCCCGACACACTCTGCTTATCATGGACATCCGTTTCATGGACATGAAATGA
- the zdhhc5b gene encoding palmitoyltransferase ZDHHC5-B: MPGFSGGGVGGGVGGPASAPPRPFRPSRYVPVSAATTFLVGSTTLFFCFTCPWLSEYFSSVIPIYNAVIFLFTLANFCMATFMDPGVFPRAEEDEDKEDDFRAPLYKTVEIKGIQVRMKWCSTCRFYRPPRCSHCSVCDNCVEDFDHHCPWVNNCIGRRNYRYFFLFLLSLTTHIVDVFGFGLVYVLHHRQQLDTPHAAVTMAVMCVAGLFFVPVAGLTGFHIVLVARGRTTNEQVTGKFRGGVNPFTNGCLRNISHVLCSSQAPRYMGRWRSPQAAEVQPPFLRPALTEAQLEAKILDNGIQNDRHSTRSKSSLDQMESQSADAEPPPPPKPELRYPGLPRADTEESSLLTEAPPTPSMYKYRPAYNSPGRNHTALTHPNKMIRGESLDSPSPSILQSSRQPSYRSEPSSLDGATVVGGGVGARRGGGERGEGPGGPGGTTGGVSGGMSGYSLTGRSYTSYPSSLVLSTGGSRSSSLRSAHTAHNPLATLQSEGTTDTSYKSLANQTPRNGSLSYDSLLTPSESPEFESAAHELSPQKPHALFPSATITGQPEVVSPSTPLQGYTSPFLSAQIAQQREGQLLQGSATFSSPHRAYLRAVSPPPPSSSGPPETQHLLQHNQDSSSRTPRNPSSSSSSPGARSLEPPISPPPRGLSLGKSQSYTGEAGPQHKPRPAGGGAVLGGGGAGGGQQAPQSTSRPVLANHTTSKPGGGVKKVTGVGGTTYEISV, from the exons atgCCGGGCTTCAGTGGTGGGGGTGTCGGGGGAGGAGTAGGTGGCCCTGCTTCTGCTCCTCCCCGTCCATTTAGACCCAGCCGATATGTCCCGGTCTCTGCAGCCACCACTTTCCTTGTCGGATCCACTaccctcttcttctgcttcac GTGCCCATGGTTGTCAGAGTATTTCTCCTCTGTCATTCCCATCTATAATGCCGTGATCTTCCTCTTCACCCTCGCCAACTTCTGCATGGCCACTTTCATGGACCCCGGAGTCTTCCCCAGAG cggaggaggatgaggataaAGAGGATGATTTCCGCGCTCCGCTCTATAAGACAGTGGAGATCAAAGGCATCCAGGTGCGCATGAAGTGGTGCTCAACCTGCCGCTTCTACCGCCCACCACGCTGCTCGCATTGCTCAGTTTGTGACAACTGTGtggag GATTTTGACCACCATTGTCCGTGGGTGAACAACTGTATTGGTCGGAGGAATTATCgctatttcttcctcttcctgctaTCACTTACCACCCACATTGTGGACGTATTTGGCTTCGGCCTGGTTTATGTCCTGCACCACCGCCAGCAGCTGGACACGCCACATGCTGCTGTTAC TATGGCTGTGATGTGTGTGGCTGGTCTGTTTTTTGTCCCAGTCGCTGGCCTGACTGGGTTCCACATTGTACTGGTGGCCCGGGGTAGGACCACAAATGAGCAG GTGACGGGGAAGTTTCGTGGAGGTGTTAACCCTTTCACCAATGGCTGCTTGAGGAATATTTCACATGTGCTCTGCAGCTCTCAGGCCCCCAG ATACATGGGTCGGTGGCGGAGCCCTCAAGCAGCGGAAGTACAGCCACCGTTTCTTAGGCCGGCTCTTACTGAGGCCCAGTTAGAAGCAAAGATACTGGACAACGGCATCCAGAATGACCGACACAGCACCAGG TCCAAGAGCAGTCTGGACCAGATGGAGAGCCAGTCAGCAGACGCAGagcctccacctcctccaaagCCGGAGCTTCGGTACCCTGGCCTGCCCCGTGCTGACACGGAAG AGAGCAGCCTGTTGACAGAAGCTCCACCTACGCCGTCTATGTACAAGTACCGACCAGCCTACAACAGCCCAGGAAGGAACCACACTGCCCTCACACACCCCAACAAG ATGATCCGTGGTGAGAGTCTTGACTCTCcgtctccctccatcctccagtCCAGCCGTCAGCCTAGCTACCGCTCGGAGCCGAGCAGCCTGGATGGGGCCACAGTGGTGGGGGGAGGTGTAGGGGCGCGcagagggggaggggagaggggtgAGGGCCCCGGAGGCCCTGGCGGGACTACTGGTGGGGTGTCAGGGGGCATGTCGGGTTACTCCCTGACTGGACGCTCCTACACCTCCTACCCATCCTCTCTGGTCCTGTCCACTGGCGGCTCCCGCTCCTCCAGCCTGCGCTCAGCGCACACGGCACATAATCCACTGGCCACGCTCCAATCAGAAGGCACCACAGACACAAGCTACAAAAGCCTGGCTAATCAGACGCCTCGGAATGGCAGCCTGTCCTACGACAGCCTGCTGACACCATCCGAGAGCCCAGAGTTTGAATCAGCCGCCCACGAGCTGTCGCCGCAGAAGCCTCATGCTCTGTTTCCCTCGGCGACTATAACAGGCCAGCCTGAGGTGGTGTCACCCAGTACCCCGCTGCAGGGCTATACGTCGCCCTTCCTCTCAGCTCAGATCGCCCAGCAGAGGGAGGGGCAGCTGCTCCAGGGCTCTGCCACTTTCTCCTCCCCCCACAGGGCCTACCTGCGTGCCGTCAGCCcaccccctccctcttcctctggGCCTCCTGAGACCCAGCACCTGCTCCAGCATAACCAGGACTCCTCTTCCCGAACCCCTCGTAAcccttcctcctcatcctcttccccGGGGGCTCGCTCACTAGAGCCCCCTATCTCCCCGCCACCTCGCGGCCTCTCCCTTGGCAAGTCTCAGTCTTACACTGGGGAGGCAGGGCCTCAGCACAAGCCTCGGCCAGCAGGAGGAGGCGCTGTGCTGGGAGGGGGAGGAGCCGGAGGAGGGCAACAGGCTCCACA ATCCACCTCTCGCCCAGTCTTGGCCAATCACACCACATCCAAACCAGGGGGCGGGGTGAAGAAGGTGACAGGCGTCGGAGGGACCACTTACGAGATATcggtttga